Proteins from a single region of Nerophis ophidion isolate RoL-2023_Sa linkage group LG08, RoL_Noph_v1.0, whole genome shotgun sequence:
- the si:dkey-21e13.3 gene encoding rap1 GTPase-GDP dissociation stimulator 1, whose product MGHPNVPLKFTHPSSRLQPFTPNENLNNALGAIRVLGLEMMEEELKPHLCTVLVNVQERNKGAAEQVVISGILPVLAWLLRRRGPLALLAAKLVAELAKESVVRKGFGDAGLVVALLSALTSKDQDLLRHAAQAVARLSYDSSKHQQSLLRKGAVPRLVAVLLRFPGNETLEEACLLALCNLSNMGVPEEAGMAWERSPSATPGESVFRGVAPRTCGLLTSATVVHVCQWAPAQHAVSIEVVQRCAAPFVNCHAGKRAARWFPFAALWGSSKATGAKVPRRSSLRTLVFHTFL is encoded by the exons ATGGGACATCCCAACGTGCCGCTGAAGTTCACACACCCGTCCAGTCGCCTGCAGCCTTTCACGCCGAACG AGAACCTGAACAACGCCCTGGGTGCCATCAGGGTGTTGGGTCTGGAGATGATGGAAGAGGAGCTGAAGCCACACCTGTGCACCGTGCTGGTCAACGTCCAGGAGAGGA ACAAGGGTGCCGCTGAGCAGGTGGTGATCAGCGGCATCCTTCCGGTCCTGGCCTGGCTGCTGAGGCGCAGAGGACCCTTGGCGCTGCTGGCGGCCAAACTGGTGGCGGAACTGGCCAAGGAAT CTGTGGTCCGCAAAGGTTTTGGGGACGCCGGCCTGGTGGTGGCCTTGCTGTCCGCGCTGACCAGCAAAGACCAGGACCTGCTGAGGCACGCCGCTCAGGCCGTGGCCCGACTGTCCTACGACAGCT CCAAGCATCAGCAGTCGCTTCTACGCAAGGGGGCGGTTCCTCGCCTGGTGGCCGTCCTGCTGCGTTTTCCCGGCAACGAAACCCTGGAGGAGGCGTGTCTCCTGGCCCTGTGCAACCTCAGCAACATGGGCGTGCCGGAAGAGGCCGGCATGGCCTGGGAGAGGAGTCCGTCCGCCACACCCGGGGAGTCGGTCTTCCGCGGCGTGGCCCCGCGCACTTGCGGCTTGCTGACCTCGGCGACCGTGGTGCACGTGTGCCAGTGGGCGCCGGCGCAGCACGCCGTCAGCATCGAGGTGGTGCAGCGGTGCGCCGCCCCCTTCGTGAACTGTCACGCCGGCAAACGGGCCGCTCGCTGGTTCCCCTTCGCCGCGTTGTGGGGGAGCTCAAAGGCGACGGGGGCGAAGGTGCCCAGACGCTCCAGTCTGAGGACGCTGGTCTTCCACACCTTCCTCTAA